The Zonotrichia albicollis isolate bZonAlb1 chromosome 9, bZonAlb1.hap1, whole genome shotgun sequence genome has a window encoding:
- the TSC22D2 gene encoding TSC22 domain family protein 2 isoform X3 has protein sequence MSKMPAKKKSCFQITSVTTAQVASSITEDTESLDDPDESRTEDVSSEIFDVSRATDYGPEDVCERSSSEETLNNVGEAETPSSVSPNLILDGQLAVAAAGVAAGPNGGAVPKSSAVPLPAVAPGTAVGGGSSAQAPTAPGAMSQTAAAACSSRFRVIKLDHGTGEPYRRGRWTCMEYYDRDSDGGGVLGRTGDCIRHSSTFEQAAQERDSGLGATGGSVVISTVPASAHGPDSIADSSLAAVSQLLQTEKMNQSSLQQPNFVIGQQQQPVGGAVPQSTAQPVFSGASGASQQMIVPQQPQPQVNPQGVSQAGPNGKGMAPSNVTVGQSSIPVAQQQVQQANIPVTQPQQFAYSQSQIPPVHLLPTQPPGQAEYMQHMTIMQSQGAIQQATTSSAPSTVASSLPVGQVTGQNPSAVGAPVMGVSAQPSEAVGQGSGLLQSGQAPASQPALPQQGGVVQPGLGHTGVVQQKSVTQHPMGGSSQVSGMPGAPHAVVPGVQSVPAVVPGTSVPSASTTASAAMPNVPVTLVQSQLTSHPSASRSTGAVQSQHVGHSMMQGAPSAPASLPQASLGQFQTQAQSLAGQIDDTRRKSEPLPQPPLSLIAENKPLVKPPIPDTLANPLQLPASTPMNSLASSVFGISIPVDGDEDRNPSTAFYQAFHFNKLHESKTTGDRYGCLSMECIHAECLWCKRCCH, from the exons ATGTCCAAGATGCCGGCCAAGAAGAAGAGCTGCTTCCAGATCACCAGCGTGACCACGGCGCAGGTGGCCAGCAGCATCACCGAGGACACCGAGAGCCTGGATGACCCGGATGAGTCCCGCACCGAGGACGTGTCTTCTGAAATCTTTGATGTTTCCCGAGCCACCGACTACGGCCCCGAGGACGTCTGCGAGCGGAGCTCCTCCGAAGAGACTCTCAACAACGTGGGCGAGGCCGAAACTCCCAGCAGCGTCTCTCCCAATCTCATTTTGGACGGGcagctggctgtggctgctgctggggtggctgcaggcccCAACGGGGGGGCTGTGCCCAAAAGTTCGGCTGTGCCCCTGCCGGCTGttgctcctggcactgctgtggggGGAGGCAGCAGTGCTCAGGCACCCACTGCCCCCGGGGCCATGTCTCAGACGGCGGCTGCTGCGTGCAGCTCTCGCTTCAGGGTGATCAAGCTGGACCACGGTACTGGGGAGCCCTACAGGCGAGGCCGATGGACGTGTATGGAGTACTATGACCGGGACTCAGATGGTGGTGGTGTTCTGGGCAGGACTGGAGATTGCATtaggcacagcagcaccttcGAGCAGGCTGCTCAAGAGAGGGACAGTGGCCTCGGTGCTACAGGAGGCTCTGTTGTGATCTCGACTGTGCCGGCGTCAGCCCATGGCCCCGATTCTATAGCTGAcagctccctggctgctgtgTCACAGCTGCTTCAGACAGAGAAAATGAACCAGTCCTCTCTACAGCAACCTAATTTTGTCATTGGGCAACAGCAACAGCCCGTAGGTGGGGCCGTGCCTCAGAGTACTGCTCagcctgtgttttctggggCTTCGGGAGCAAGTCAGCAGATGATAGTGCCGCAGCAACCACAGCCACAGGTAAATCCACAGGGTGTTTCACAGGCTGGACCCAACGGGAAAGGCATGGCACCGTCAAATGTGACAGTAGGGCAGTCAAGCattcctgtggcccagcagcaggTGCAGCAGGCAAACATACCAGTGACTCAGCCTCAACAATTTGCTTATTCTCAGTCCCAGATTCCACCAGTGCATCTACTGCCGACGCAGCCTCCTGGGCAGGCTGAATACATGCAGCACATGACAATTATGCAGTCTCAAGGAGCTATTCAGCAGGCTACTACAAGCTCTGCTCCAAGTACTGTGGCCTCCAGCCTTCCTGTGGGGCAGGTGACGGGCCAGAACCCCTCAGCTGTGGGAGCGCCAGTGATGGGGGTGTCAGCGCAGCCCAGCGAAGCAGTCGGGCAGGGATCGGGGCTGCTGCAGAGTGGCCAGGCACCCGCGAGTCAGCCTGCCCTCCCGCAGCAGGGAGGTGTGGTGCAGCCAGGCCTTGGGCATACGGGGGTTGTGCAACAGAAATCTGTGACTCAGCATCCAATGGGGGGAAGCAGTCAAGTGTCGGGAATGCCTGGTGCTCCCCATGCTGTGGTCCCTGGAGTTCAGAGCGTGCCTGCGGTTGTGCCCGGTACAAGTGTGCCTAGTGCGTCCACCACCGCCTCTGCTGCTATGCCAAACGTCCCTGTCACGCTGGTGCAGTCCCAGCTGACGAGCCACCCTTCTGCCAGCAGAAGCACTGGCGCGGTCCAGTCCCAGCACGTCGGACACTCGATGATGCAAGGTGCGCCCAGCGCGCCCGCCAGTCTGCCTCAGGCCAGCCTCGGACAGTTTCAGACCCAGGCCCAGTCCTTAGCAGGCCAGATTGATGATACTAGAAGAAAATCGGAACCCCTACCTCAGCCACCACTTTCTCTTATAGCTGAAAATAAACCTCTTGTGAAGCCTCCCATTCCAGACACTCTAGCAAATCCTCTTCAGTTACCTGCAAGTACTCCAATGAACAGTCTTGCCAGCTCTGTTTTTGGCATATCCATTCCTGTTGATGGTGATGAAGACAG GAATCCGTCAACTGCATTCTACCAAGCGTTCCATTTCAACAAGTTACACGAGTCAAAGACCACCGGGGATAGGTATGGATGCTTGAGTATGGAATGCATACATGCTGAG